In Streptomyces sp. TLI_146, the genomic stretch GACCACTTCCCCGAGCAGGCGTTCTTCATGTGCGGTGGCATCGAGGACCTGAAGGCCAACGCCAAGGAGCTGGGCGTCTCCTGAATCGTCTGACTCGTAAGAGTCGCGTTTCGGCGGAGAGGGGCGGGCGCGTCCCGCCCCTCTCCGTACGCCCACTAGACTTTGACCCAACACCCGGCAGCAACCGCCGGGTGGTGACCCGAGGAGCCCACCTTGGCTGCTGAGCTGCACGTCGAGCTCGTCGCCGCGGACCGCAGTGTCTGGTCCGGCGAGGCCACCCTGGTCGTCGCGCGCACCACGTCCGGCGACATCGGCGTCATGCCCGGTCACCAGCCGCTCCTCGGAGTGCTGGAGTCCGGCCCGGTGACCATCCGTACGAGCGAGGGCAGCACCGTCGTCGCCGCTGTGCACGGCGGGTTCATCTCGTTCGCTGACAACAAGCTCTCCATGCTCGCGGAGATCGCGGAGCTCGCGGACGAGATCGATGTCCAGCGTGCCGAGCGGGCGCTGGAGAGCGCCAAGTCGGCCGAGGACGGCGCCGCCGAGCGTCGCGCCGAGGTCCGGCTGCGTACGGTGTCGGTGCGCTAGCACCCCGCCGAAGAGTTTTGCCCTCAGCCGCGGTCACGGGTCTGGAATTTTCCGGACCCGGCCGCGGCTGAGGCGATGCAGGCACAAGAGACCGGGGCGATCCCCCGGCCCCGAATGGAGCGAGGAGGTCGGTGTAGATGACCCTCGTTCTGCTTGTGGGCGGCCTGGTCGTCGCGCTGGTACTGGTGGGACTCTTCGTCTTCGGTCTGCGCCGGCGGCTGATCCAGCGTTCCGGCGGGACCTTCGACTGCAGTCTGCGCTGGGACGTGCCGGAGGGCGGCGACCCCAGCGGCAAGGGCTGGGTGTACGGAGTCGCGCGGTACAGCGGTGACCGGATCGAGTGGTTCCGTGTCTTCTCGTACGCGCCTCGGCCGAGGCGGCTCCTGGAGCGGTCCGCGATCGAGGTCGTGGCGCGCCGTAAACCGGCGGGCGAGGAGGAGCTGGCGCTCCTGTCCGACGCGATCGTTCTCGGCTGTACGCATCGGGGCGTGCGCCTCGAACTGGCGATGAGCGAGGACGCGCTGACGGGTTTCCTGGCGTGGCTGGAGGCGGCGCCACCGGGCCAGCGGGTGAACGTGGCGTAGGGGTTTCCCCCACCCCGCCCCTTCCCGAAGTCCCTGGCGGGCGCCGGTGTGCCCTAAGGGGCGCGGGGAACTGCGCGACCAGCCCCGCACGGTCCGCAGTCGAAGGCCGAAGCCCTCGTTTTCTGTTTGTCCGCGGGCCGCTGTGGGCCGGTCGCGCCCGCGCGGCGGAGCCGCACATGTCACAGCCCCGCGCCCCTTGGGCACCCCCCGCTGTGGGCAGTCGTTCCGCTGGGGCGGAACGGGTGGGCACAGCGGACCACCGGCCCGCGGACGAAGGGGCAACACCGGGGGAGGGGGACGGGCCCTCGCCCCGATGCCGGACCCCGGGGGCTACCTCAGCCCCGAGTCGATCGCTGTCATCAGCTCGCCGCCAGCCGTGTCGCCGCTGAACTCCCAGAAGAACGCGCCCTTAAGCCCCTGCGTCTTCACGTACGACATCTTCCCCGCGATCGTCGACGGCGTGTCATAGCTCCACCAGTTGGAGCCGCAGCGGGCGTACGCCGTGCCCGCGATCGTCGACGTCGCCGGGCAGCTGCTCTTGAGGACCTTGTAGTCCTCGATGCCCTGCTCGTACGTTCCGGGCGCCGGCCCCGTCGCCGTACCGCCCGGCGCGTCCTGGGTGACACCGGTCCAGCCGCGGCCGTAGAACCCGATCCCCAGGTTGAGCTTGCTCGCCGGGATTCCCTTGCCCCGGTACTTCTGGATCGCCGCGTCCGTGTTGAAGCCCGCGATCGGGATGCCGTTGTACGAGGTGAGCGGCGAGTGCGGAGCCGTCGGCCCCTTCGCGTCCCAGGCACCGAAGAAGTCGTACGTCATCACGTTGTACCAGTCGACGTACTGTGCGGCTCCGGCGTAGTCGGCCTGGTCCATCTTGCCGTTGGCGGAGCCGTCGGCCGTCACGGCCGCCGTCACCAGGTTGGCGGAGCCGAACTTCGCCCGCAGCGCGGACAGCAGGTTCTTCAGCGCGGCCTGGCCGCTGGTGTCGCAGGAGAGCCCGCAGGCGTTGGGGTACTCCCAGTCGATGTCGATGCCGTCGAAGACGTCGGCCCAGCGCGGGTCCTCCACCAGGCTGTAGCAGGAGTTGGCGAATGCCGTGGGGTTGGCGGCCGCCGCGCCGAAGCCGCCGGACCAGGTCCAGCCGCCGAACGACCACAGCACCTTGATGTTCGGGTACTTCTTCTTCAACTCGCGCAGCTGGTTGATGTTGCCCGCGACCGGCTGGTCCCAGGTGTCGGCGGTGCCGTCGACGCTGGAGGAGGCGTCGTACGTCTTCTGGTAGTCGGCGTAGGCGTCACCGATGGCGCACTGGCCGTTGGTGACATTGCCGAACGCGTAGTTGATGTGGGTCAGCTTGGCCGCCGAGCCCGAGGTGACGATGTTCTTGACGTGGTAGTTGCGCTGGTAGACGCCCCAGTCGGTGAAGTAGCCGAGCTTGACCGCGGAGCCCGGGTTCGGGTTGCCGCCGCCCGTCGTGGTGACGGTGGCCGAGCCGGAAGAGGGGCCCGTCTGGTCGGCGGTGTCGCGCGCGGTCACGCTGTACGTGTACGTCGTCCCGGCGGTGAGGCCCGAGTCGGCGTACGTCGTGCCGGTCACCGTCGCGATCTTCGCCGAGCCGCGGTAGACGTCGTAGTTCTTGACGCCCTTGTCGTCGGTGGCGGCGGTCCACGACAGGTTCACCGAGGTGTCGGTGACGCCGCTCGCCGTCGGAGTGCCCGGCGCGGAGGGCGGGTTGTCGCCCGGTGGCGTCGTACTCCCGTCGCAGGAGCCGCCGTTGAGCTTGCAGCCGGACGGGGCGCCGGGTCCCGCGCCGTTGAAGCCGAAGGTGACACTGGCGCCGGGCGCCAAGGTGCCGTTGTACGACTTGTTCTTGGCCGTCCAGTGGTTGGCGTCATGGGTGACGTCCGCGTCCCAGAACGAGGTCACGGACGTACCGGAGGGGTAGTCCCACTCCACGGTCCAGGAGGTGAGCGTCGTGGTGCCGGTGTTCTTGACGGTCCACTGGGCGCCGAAGCCGGAGCCCCAGTCCTGGGTCTTGGTGTAGGTGGCGGTCGCCGAGGCGGCGGCCGCGGCGGGAGTGGCGCCGGCCAGGCCGACGAGTGCGGCCAGGGGAAGGGCCAGCGCGGTGAGGACGGCCGCGGCTCTGGTTCTGAAGCGGGTGCGGGTGCGGATGCGCGTGGGAGTGCTCAAGGAAGCTCCTCGAGTGAGGTCCGACGGGTGTGGGGGTGGGACCCTGCTCCGCCCGGTGAGCACACGGTGGGCCGTGGGCGCGCTCACACAGCAGTGCCGTGAGCGTAGAAAGGTCTGTACCAACCGTCAAGAGGTCCAGACCAACGGCCGGAAGTCGCCGTCAGACGCCCAACTCCTGTGCCAGTACGGCCGCTTGGACCCGGCTGCGCAGCTCCAGCTTCCCCAGCAACCGGCTGACATGGGTCTTCACCGTGGCCTCGGCCATCGCCAGGCGACCCGCGATCTCGGCGTTCGACAGCCCCTGCCCGATGCACGACAGCACCTCCCGCTCGCGGCGGGTCAGCGCGTCCAGGGCGGCCGGGAGCACGGCGGGCGCCCTGGACGCCGGGGCCGCGAACTCCGCGATCAGCCGGCGGGTGACGGCGGGGGCGATCATGCCCTCGCCGCGCGCGACCGTCCGTACCGCCTCGATCAGGTCCCTCGCCTCCGTGTTCTTCAGCAGGAAGCCCGCCGCACCCGCCCGCAGCGCCCCGAAGACGTACTCGTCGAGGTCGAACGTCGTCAGCACCAGCACATCCGCCAGCCGCTCCGCGACCACCCGGCGGGTCGCCTCGACCCCGTCGAGCCTGGGCATCTGCACATCCATCAGCACCAGGTCCGGGCGCAGTTCGCGGGCGAGCCGGACCGCCTCCTCGCCGTCGGCGGCCTCCCCGGCCACCTCGATGTCCGGGGCGCTGCCCAGGATCAGGACCAGACCGGCCCGTACCGACGACTGGTCCTCCGCGACCAGTACCCGGATCGTCATGTGGTCGACTCGCTTTCCTGGATGGGCAGTTCGGCCCGGACCCGCCAGATCTTGGTGCCGTCGTCCGCCGCCTCGGGGCCCGACTCGAAGCTCCCGCCGAGCAGTACGGCCCGCTCCCGCATCCCGACGAGCCCCGCGCCCGAGCCCGGCGCGCGCGGCCCCGGACGTTCACCGTACGGGCTGGTCACCCGGACCGTCAGCGCCCGCCCGGTGTGCGCGAGCGCGGCGGTGACCGTGCCCGGGGAGGCGTGCTTGAGGGCGTTGGTGAGCGACTCCTGGACGATCCGGTACGCGGCCAGCTCGACCGGGGCGGGCAGCGCGGCCCCCTCGGGGCGGCTGTCGTCGAGGGCGAAGTCGAGCCCGCTGGAGGCGCCGTTCGTACGGGCCTGGGCGATCAGCGCGTCCAGGCCCGCCAGCGTGGGTGCGGCGGCCGGGGTGCGCCCGGCGCCGCTGTCGCGCAGCAGCCCGATCAGCCGGCGCATCTCCGCGAGCCCGTCCACGCTGTTCGTCCGGATCACGGTGAGCGCCCGGCGGGTGGTGGCGGGGTCGTCCAGGGAGAGCGCGGCGGTGGAGTGGATGGCGATCGCCGAGAGGTGGTTGGCGACCATGTCGTGCAGCTCGCGGGCCATCCGGGCGCGCTCGGCCACCACCGCCTGGGTGCGGTCGATCTCGGCGAGCAGCGCGGTCTGCTCGGCGCGCAGGGTGGCCGCGTCGGCGGCGTCGCGGTGGTTGCGCACCAGCGCGCCGGTGGTGGCGGGCGCGAACGAGACGAGGCCGGTGAGCAGCCCGATCAGCAGGGCCTCGGGCTTGTGCAGCCAGGCCAGGAAGCCGATGGCCGTCGCCACGGAGATGAGCCCGGTGGTGACGGGGATGCGGCGGGCGGCGGCCGGGGTGCCGTACAGGACGGCCGCGTAGACCAGATCCGTGAACATCAGGACCGTCACCACACTGCCGAGCGTGAACTGGTCCGCGACGATCGCGAAGGTGCCGGTGACCAGGGCGAACCGCGGGGCGGTCCGGCGTACGAGTTCCAGGGCGGCCGTCACGGCGAGCGGCAGCAGCACCCACGCGCCGCCCAGCGGGCGCCCGCCCTGGGTGTGCAGCCCGAGCGCCCAGCCCGCCAGGCCGGTCAGCAGGCCGACGACGGCGATGATCACGTCGTGGCGGTGCGGGCGGCGGCGGAAGAGGTTCACGTTCCCATGAAACACGGGGCCGGGGGCCCGGGCCTCCACGCGCGGGGCGATCCCGCGCTCCATCGAATACGCCGAAGGATGCAGTGTCGTTTCCTCACTGCCGACGACGAGCGGGCCCGATCACGGGCCGACGCTGGAAGGGAGTCCGAGAGAACGGGGAACACCGTGATCGTCACACTGATCGTCATCTGCGAGGTCGGCTTCTGGGTGCTGCTCGCCACAGGCCTGGCGCTGCGCTACCTCGCGAAGCTGCCCAGGACGTCGGTGGCGGTCCTGCTCTGCGAGCCGCTGCTTGAGGCACTGCTCCTCGTCGTCACCGTGATCGACCTCAAGAACGGCGCCGAGCCGGACTGGAAGCACGGCCTCGCCGCCGTGTACATCGGCTTCTCGGTGGCGATGGGCCACTCCATGGTGAAGCGGGCCGACGCCTGGTTCGCCCACCGCTTCGCGGGCGGCCCGCGCCCCGCCAAGGCCCCGGCGGGCGGCGCGGCCCGCACGCTCCACGAGTGGAGGACGGCGGGCCGCTGGGTCCTCGCCGCCGTGATCGCGATCGGTCTGCTCCAGGGCGGGATCTGGTACGTGGGCGGCGACGGCGACACGGACTCCCTGCGGATGTGGCAGCAGCGGATGCTGTGGCTGATCGGCATCAACCTGATCATCGCGCTGAGCTACACGCTGTTCCCGAAGCGGGTGGATGCGGCCGGGTCCCGGCGCTGACGGGCCCCGACGCGGGGCCGTCGCGTGGGTGCGACCGGCCGCGCCCGGTCCACAGAGATCAGCGCTCGCCGCCCGGCACCCACAGCACGTCCCCGACCTCCTTGTTCGCCGTCCTGGCGAGGATGAAGAGCAGGTCGGAGAGGCGGTTGAGATAGGTCGCGGTCAGGGGATTCATCGACTCGCCGTGCACCTCGAACGCCGCCCACGTGGAGCGCTCGGCGCGGCGCACCACCGTGCACGCCTGGTGCAGCAGCGCCGCGCCCGGCGTACCGCCCGGCAGGATGAAGCTGCGCAGCTTCTCCAGCCGCTCGTTGAAGCGGTCGCAGTCCGCCTCCAGCCGGTCGATGTAGAACTGCTCGACCCGCAGCGGGGGGCATTTCGGATCCTCGACCACCGGCGTCGACAGGTCCGCGCCCACGTCGAACAGGTCGTTCTGCACGCGGGTGAGGACCTGCACGACCTCCTCGTCGAGACCGCCGAGCGCGATCGCCGTGCCGAGCACCGCGTTCGCCTCGTTGGCGTCCGCGTACGCCGAGATCCGCAGATCCGTCTTGGGCGTACGGCTCATGTCACCCAGGGCCGTGGTGCCCTTGTCGCCGGTGCGGGTGTAGATGCGCGTCAGATTGACCATGGGGCCAGCCTAGTTACGCGGGGGCCGTGCGCCACGCTTCTGTGCCGACCGTCACGGCCCCCCGGCGGTACGGACATTCCCCGCCCAAGTACGCGGTACGGGACGAGCGATGGGGTCCGTACGGGCCCCGGTGAGACGCCGCTCACCCGTCTTGGTGTGATGTCCGTCATCCGAGACGTGACGCGCATCTCTTACGGCTCCCAAGATGCCTCACGGCCGATAGCCTCCGCCGGAGAGCCGTATCAGTAAGCCGTCAAAGGGGTGTGAAGTGGCCAGGAAGCTCGCCGTCATCGGGGCCGGACTCATGGGTTCGGGCATCGCGCAGGTCTCGGCCCAGGCGGGCTGGGACGTCGTCCTGCGCGACGTCACCGACGAGGCGCTGGCCCGTGGCACCGACGGCATCAAGGCCTCGTACGACAAGTTCGTGAGCAAGGGCAAGCTGGCCGCCGAGGACGCGGAGGCCGCGCTCGCCCGGATCACCACCACGACCGACCTGGACGCGGCGGCCGACGTGGACATCGTCGTCGAGGCCGTCTTCGAGAAGCTGGAGGTCAAGCACGACATCTTCCGTACGCTCGACAAGATCGTGCGGCCGGACACCGTGCTCGCCTCCAACACCTCCGCCATCCCGATCACCAAGATCGCGGCGGCCACCGAGAACCCCGAGCGGGTCGTCGGCGTCCACTTCTTCTCGCCGGTCCCGATGATGCAGCTCTGCGAACTGGTGCGCGGCTACAAGACGAGCGACGAAACCCTGGCCACCGCCCGGGAGTTCGCCGAGTCCGTCGGCAAGACCTGCATCGTCGTCAACCGCGACGTCGCCGGTTTCGTCACCACCCGGCTGATCTCGGCGCTGGTCGTCGAGGCCGCGAAGCTCTACGAGTCGGGCGTGGCCACCGCCGAGGACATCGACCTGGCCTGCAAGCTGGGCTTCGGCCACGCGATGGGCCCGCTGGCCACCGCCGACCTCACCGGCGTGGACATCCTGCTCCACGCCACCAGCAACATCTACACGGAGTCCCAGGACGAGAAGTTCGCGCCGCCGGAGCTGATGCGCCGGATGGTTGACGCGGGTGACATCGGCCGCAAGAGCGGGCAGGGCTTCTACAAGCACTGATTGACGCACCCTCACCTCCCCTCGCCCCGGAATCACTCCATGGGGTGAATTAGGTATCGGTTCGCTTACAGACGGCAACTTCCCTGCGGTCTGTGCAGTCAGTTGGTGCAGTAAGAGACGACAGGCAGACAGGCATACGGAGCACTCCGGGGAGTACATATGCACATCAGGGGCGACCACGTCGAGCTGGTCGTCGGGGGCCGCCTCGACGTCCGCAGCGCGGCGGACGCCCGTACGGTCCTGCACTCGGCGGTCGACGACGGAGCCGGCGACCTGGTGCTCGACCTGACCGAGCTGGACTCCTGGGATGCCACCGGCCTCGGTGTGATCATGGGCGCCCACCGGCGGGCCGGCCGCTGCGGCCGGCGCCTGGTGCTGCGGGGCGTGCCGCCCCAGATGCAGCGCCTGCTGGTGGCGACCCGGTTGCACCGCATCCTCGCCATCGAGGGCGGCATCGCCGCGGAGGCGCTGCCGCGCGTGTGAGCGCGCGGCGCCACTGCCGTACGAGACGCGTACGGGCCTGTTGAGAACGACCTGTGCGGCAGTTGTGCAGGTGATGTGGAATCCGGTCCTCCGCACGCAATCCTCACCGGACTGTGACGCTCTGGGCGGGGTGGCACCCCGCCCGTTCGGAGATACTGGCCGAAGGTTTAGGGTGCGGTCTCCCGCCGGTCGACATCCCTGCGGCGGGTACCGGACCAGAGCGACAGCGCAGTGCGTAGCGGCCGGGTGGGGCAAGGTTACGCAGGCGTATCTGGGGGGCTTTCACCATGAACCCGATGGACACCCGGGGACCGGACGACTTCGACCACGAGCAGGACGGACCGGGCACCGGCGCGGGCGCACCGCGCAAGGAGCGCGACCGCGACGCGGTCACCCCGGAGATAGGCGCGCGCGCCGCCGGACTCGCCCGCACGGTCCAGCTCGTCTCCGGCGACTTCCTGCTCACCGTCAACCCGGTCGACGGCAGCGAGATCGAGCCCTGCCCGCCCGGCGAGATACCCGGCCGCCCCGAGCGCCAGTCCGCCGCCGAGCGCGCCGAGCGGGAGCGCGCCCTGCGCCCGCCGGTGCCCGCCGGGCCCGCGGCGCCCGCGCCGGTCCTGTTGGAGCGCGGCGAGGAGCGCGAGCGGCTCGTGCGCCTGCTGGGCCGGGGCCGCTCGGTCCGGCTGACCGGGCCCGCCGGATCCGGGCGCACGGTCCTGCTCGACGCGGTCGCCGCCGACTGCGCCCAGCTCGCCCCCGACGGCGTCGTCCGCCTCAGCGGCCACCGCCGCACCCCCCAGGAACTGCTGTACGAGCTGTACGCGACGGTCTACCGCGCGCCGCTGCACCGGCCCGACCGGGCCGGGCTGCTCGACCAGGTGCGCGAGATCGGGGCGGTCGTCCTCGTCGACGACCTGGAGTTCGGCGGCGCGGCCCTCGAAGAGCTGCTCGCCGCGGCCCCCGAATGCGCCTTCCTGCTCGCCGCGACGCCCGAGGTGGCGGCGCCGCCGGCCGAGTCGCACCTCGAAGAGGTCTTCCTGACCGGACTCGGGCGCAGCGCCTCCCTGGAACTCCTGGAGCAGGCCGTGGACCGGCCGCTCAGCGACGAGGAGGCCAACTGGGCGGGCGACCTCTGGTTCGAGTCGGAGGGCCTGCCGCTGCGGTTCGTGCAGGCGGGCTCGCTGCTGCGGCAGCGGGACGGGCTGCGCGGCGAGGGCATACCGCGTGACGAGTTCGGACTGCCGGTGGACGAGCCCTCCGACCTCTCCGTCTTCTCGGCCGAGGGCCGCGAGGTGCCGCTGCCGTCGCTGGGCGAGGGCGCTGCCGCCGCCGCGCCGCTGGCGGCCCGGCTCGGGCAGGCCGCGCGGGAGACCCTGCGGTTCGCCGTCGCGCTCGGCGGCGAGGTGCCGCACCAGGCGCATCTGCCCGCGCTCGTCGGGGACACCCACGCGGACGCCGCGCTCGGCGAACTGCTCGGCTGCAGGCTGCTCTCCCCGGTCGGTACGCGCTACCGGCTCGCGGCGGGCGTGCTCACCCAGCTGGAGGCGGCTGGGTACGGGGAGGAGGCCGCGGAGCGTGCGCACACCGCCGCCCAGCACTACGCCTGGTGGACCGGGCACCCCTCGGTCACGCCCGAGCGGGCGGCGGCGGAGGCGGACGCGGTCCTGGCGGCCCTGGGCGCGCTGGTGCCCGGCGGCGACGCCGGCCACCCCGCGACGGCCGTCAAGCTCGCCCGCAGCGCGGCGCCCGCGTTCGCGGCGGGGCTGCACTGGGGGGCGTGGGAGCGGACCCTGCGGATCGGCTCGGCGGCGGCCCGGCTGACCGGCGAGGTGGCGGAGGAGGCGTACTTCCACCACGAGCTGGGCGTCCTGGCGCTGTGCGCGGGGAACGTGGACCGCGCCCGCGCCGAGCTGGAGGCGTCCATCGGGCTCAAGGGCGCGCTCTCCGACAAGCGGGGCACGGTCGCGGGGCGCCGCGCGCTGGCCCTGGTCGAGGACCGCTCGGGCGGCCCGGTGGTCTCGGGCGGCCGCACGCCGTCCGGCGACGAGGTCCCCGCGGCACGTTACGAGGAGTCCCAGTCGCCCCCGGCCGGCGTCCCGGTCCCCGACGCCACTCCCACGGTGCTGATCCCCAGGGGGATGGCCCCCGCCAAGCGGGCGCTCTTCACCGGTACGCGTCGCAATCTGGTGGCGGCGGGTGCGGGGGCGGTGCTCGCTGCGGTCCTGGGCACGGTGGTGACGCTGGGCGCGACGTCCGGCTCCGAGGCGCCCGACAAGGTCGAGCAGCGCCAGTCGGCGAACGAGGACGCGGCGGATCCGGGTCTCCCGGCGGACGCGCCGACATCGGGTGCGCCGTCGCACGGCTCCGGGTCGGGGGCGGGGTCTACGGCCCCGACGCCGTCGAGGCGGGGGACATCGGGGACGGCCCCGTCGTCCCCGTCCGACCGGCCGTCCTCCACCACGTCCTCCGGCAAGCCGTCCACGCCGTCCAGCAAGCCGTCGAAGCCGAGCGGGAAGCCGACGACGTCTACGGGTGGGACGTCCACGACGGGTGGGACCAGTACCGGGGGAACGTCGACGGGCGGGTCCACGACGGGGACTTCCGGTGGAAGCTCTGGTGGGACGTCGACGGGGGGTACGTCTACCGGGGGCACCACGGGTACGACCGGTGATACCACCACGGGGCCCACTACCGGGGGGTCTACGACGGGTGGGTCCACGGGTGGATCGACTGGTGGGACGACGACGGGCGGGGATCCCACGACGGGTGGGTCTTCCACGGGCGGGACGTCCACGGGGGGTACCTCGTCGGGCGGGACGACGGGGACGACGACAGGCACGACGACGGGCTCCACGCCCTCGGGCGGTACGTCACCGAGCGGCAGCGCGTCGCCCACGGCGTGAGTCTCCCCGCCCCGCCCCTTCCCTGAAGCCCTCGGCCGGGCGGCTTGGCTCGTCGGCTGCGGGCTGGTCGCGCAGTTCCCCGCGCCCCTTAAATGCGCCCCTGCGGGGCGCCCGGGTGCTTCGTCTGCGGGCCGTGGATGGCTGGTCGCGCAGTTCCCCGCGCCCCTAACTACCTAGGGGCGCGGGGAACTGCGCGAGCAACCCAGCACGGTCCGCGGACGAACGAAGCGGGGTGCAGGGGCCGCAGGCCCCGCAGAGGGGGCTGGGCGCAGCCCGGCCGGGGTCCTGGGGGCGCGGCCCCCGGGAAACCGAGGGTCAGAACAGGCGGAGCTTGTCGTCCTCGATGCCTCGCATCGCGTCGTAGTCCAGGACCACGCACCCGATGCCCCGGTCCGTGGCCAGCACGCGGGCCTGCGGCTTGATCTCCTGGGCCGCGAAGACGCCCCGCACCGGCGCGAGGTGCGGGTCCCGGTTCAGGAGCTCCAGGTAGCGGGTCAGCTGCTCGACTCCGTCGATCTCGCCGCGGCGCTTGATCTCGACCGCCACGGTCCCGCCGGACGCGTCCCGGCACAGGATGTCCACGGGGCCGATCGCCGTCGCGTACTCGCGGCGGATCAGGGTGTACCCCTCGCCCAGCGTTTCGATCCGGTCCGCGAGCAGCTCCTGCAGGTGCGCTTCCACGCCGTCCTTGATGAGGCCCGGGTCCACGCCCAGCTCGTGCGAGGAGTCGTGGAGGATCTCCTCCATCTTGATGATGAGCTTCTCGCCCGCCTTGTTCACGACCGTCCAGACGCCCGCATCGTCCCCCGTCCCCTCCTTGAGCGTGCAGGGCGGAGACATCCAGTTGAGGGGCTTGTACGCCCGGTCGTCCGCGTGAATGGAGACACTGTTGTCCGCCTTCACCAGGATCAGCCGGGTGGCGGAGGGCAGATGGGCGGTGAGGCGGCCCGCGTAGTCGACGGAGCAGCGGGCGATGACGAGACGCATGGTCGGCAACGCTACTCGAATCCCCCCGCCGAACGCGATTCGTCCGGCAAAGCGCTGTTCGTTATTGGCCGGTTACGTGCCAAGTACCTGTCGCAGCCACCACGCCGCGCCTACCGTGTAAGCGGGAGGTTGTCGGTCAGG encodes the following:
- a CDS encoding F0F1 ATP synthase subunit epsilon encodes the protein MAAELHVELVAADRSVWSGEATLVVARTTSGDIGVMPGHQPLLGVLESGPVTIRTSEGSTVVAAVHGGFISFADNKLSMLAEIAELADEIDVQRAERALESAKSAEDGAAERRAEVRLRTVSVR
- a CDS encoding DUF2550 domain-containing protein, which translates into the protein MTLVLLVGGLVVALVLVGLFVFGLRRRLIQRSGGTFDCSLRWDVPEGGDPSGKGWVYGVARYSGDRIEWFRVFSYAPRPRRLLERSAIEVVARRKPAGEEELALLSDAIVLGCTHRGVRLELAMSEDALTGFLAWLEAAPPGQRVNVA
- a CDS encoding glycosyl hydrolase family 18 protein gives rise to the protein MSTPTRIRTRTRFRTRAAAVLTALALPLAALVGLAGATPAAAAASATATYTKTQDWGSGFGAQWTVKNTGTTTLTSWTVEWDYPSGTSVTSFWDADVTHDANHWTAKNKSYNGTLAPGASVTFGFNGAGPGAPSGCKLNGGSCDGSTTPPGDNPPSAPGTPTASGVTDTSVNLSWTAATDDKGVKNYDVYRGSAKIATVTGTTYADSGLTAGTTYTYSVTARDTADQTGPSSGSATVTTTGGGNPNPGSAVKLGYFTDWGVYQRNYHVKNIVTSGSAAKLTHINYAFGNVTNGQCAIGDAYADYQKTYDASSSVDGTADTWDQPVAGNINQLRELKKKYPNIKVLWSFGGWTWSGGFGAAAANPTAFANSCYSLVEDPRWADVFDGIDIDWEYPNACGLSCDTSGQAALKNLLSALRAKFGSANLVTAAVTADGSANGKMDQADYAGAAQYVDWYNVMTYDFFGAWDAKGPTAPHSPLTSYNGIPIAGFNTDAAIQKYRGKGIPASKLNLGIGFYGRGWTGVTQDAPGGTATGPAPGTYEQGIEDYKVLKSSCPATSTIAGTAYARCGSNWWSYDTPSTIAGKMSYVKTQGLKGAFFWEFSGDTAGGELMTAIDSGLR
- a CDS encoding response regulator transcription factor, giving the protein MTIRVLVAEDQSSVRAGLVLILGSAPDIEVAGEAADGEEAVRLARELRPDLVLMDVQMPRLDGVEATRRVVAERLADVLVLTTFDLDEYVFGALRAGAAGFLLKNTEARDLIEAVRTVARGEGMIAPAVTRRLIAEFAAPASRAPAVLPAALDALTRREREVLSCIGQGLSNAEIAGRLAMAEATVKTHVSRLLGKLELRSRVQAAVLAQELGV
- a CDS encoding sensor histidine kinase, encoding MNLFRRRPHRHDVIIAVVGLLTGLAGWALGLHTQGGRPLGGAWVLLPLAVTAALELVRRTAPRFALVTGTFAIVADQFTLGSVVTVLMFTDLVYAAVLYGTPAAARRIPVTTGLISVATAIGFLAWLHKPEALLIGLLTGLVSFAPATTGALVRNHRDAADAATLRAEQTALLAEIDRTQAVVAERARMARELHDMVANHLSAIAIHSTAALSLDDPATTRRALTVIRTNSVDGLAEMRRLIGLLRDSGAGRTPAAAPTLAGLDALIAQARTNGASSGLDFALDDSRPEGAALPAPVELAAYRIVQESLTNALKHASPGTVTAALAHTGRALTVRVTSPYGERPGPRAPGSGAGLVGMRERAVLLGGSFESGPEAADDGTKIWRVRAELPIQESESTT
- a CDS encoding cob(I)yrinic acid a,c-diamide adenosyltransferase; protein product: MVNLTRIYTRTGDKGTTALGDMSRTPKTDLRISAYADANEANAVLGTAIALGGLDEEVVQVLTRVQNDLFDVGADLSTPVVEDPKCPPLRVEQFYIDRLEADCDRFNERLEKLRSFILPGGTPGAALLHQACTVVRRAERSTWAAFEVHGESMNPLTATYLNRLSDLLFILARTANKEVGDVLWVPGGER
- a CDS encoding 3-hydroxyacyl-CoA dehydrogenase family protein, yielding MARKLAVIGAGLMGSGIAQVSAQAGWDVVLRDVTDEALARGTDGIKASYDKFVSKGKLAAEDAEAALARITTTTDLDAAADVDIVVEAVFEKLEVKHDIFRTLDKIVRPDTVLASNTSAIPITKIAAATENPERVVGVHFFSPVPMMQLCELVRGYKTSDETLATAREFAESVGKTCIVVNRDVAGFVTTRLISALVVEAAKLYESGVATAEDIDLACKLGFGHAMGPLATADLTGVDILLHATSNIYTESQDEKFAPPELMRRMVDAGDIGRKSGQGFYKH
- a CDS encoding STAS domain-containing protein, which gives rise to MHIRGDHVELVVGGRLDVRSAADARTVLHSAVDDGAGDLVLDLTELDSWDATGLGVIMGAHRRAGRCGRRLVLRGVPPQMQRLLVATRLHRILAIEGGIAAEALPRV
- a CDS encoding ATP-binding protein; the protein is MNPMDTRGPDDFDHEQDGPGTGAGAPRKERDRDAVTPEIGARAAGLARTVQLVSGDFLLTVNPVDGSEIEPCPPGEIPGRPERQSAAERAERERALRPPVPAGPAAPAPVLLERGEERERLVRLLGRGRSVRLTGPAGSGRTVLLDAVAADCAQLAPDGVVRLSGHRRTPQELLYELYATVYRAPLHRPDRAGLLDQVREIGAVVLVDDLEFGGAALEELLAAAPECAFLLAATPEVAAPPAESHLEEVFLTGLGRSASLELLEQAVDRPLSDEEANWAGDLWFESEGLPLRFVQAGSLLRQRDGLRGEGIPRDEFGLPVDEPSDLSVFSAEGREVPLPSLGEGAAAAAPLAARLGQAARETLRFAVALGGEVPHQAHLPALVGDTHADAALGELLGCRLLSPVGTRYRLAAGVLTQLEAAGYGEEAAERAHTAAQHYAWWTGHPSVTPERAAAEADAVLAALGALVPGGDAGHPATAVKLARSAAPAFAAGLHWGAWERTLRIGSAAARLTGEVAEEAYFHHELGVLALCAGNVDRARAELEASIGLKGALSDKRGTVAGRRALALVEDRSGGPVVSGGRTPSGDEVPAARYEESQSPPAGVPVPDATPTVLIPRGMAPAKRALFTGTRRNLVAAGAGAVLAAVLGTVVTLGATSGSEAPDKVEQRQSANEDAADPGLPADAPTSGAPSHGSGSGAGSTAPTPSRRGTSGTAPSSPSDRPSSTTSSGKPSTPSSKPSKPSGKPTTSTGGTSTTGGTSTGGTSTGGSTTGTSGGSSGGTSTGGTSTGGTTGTTGDTTTGPTTGGSTTGGSTGGSTGGTTTGGDPTTGGSSTGGTSTGGTSSGGTTGTTTGTTTGSTPSGGTSPSGSASPTA